In a single window of the Metopolophium dirhodum isolate CAU chromosome 2, ASM1992520v1, whole genome shotgun sequence genome:
- the LOC132938056 gene encoding factor V activator RVV-V alpha-like encodes MNFEHLIVSNILLIVSVVCYRNQPLSRQQACLAGGEVAQKFEFPFMTVIYHKTMSCSGAIVSEEWVLTAAHCFSINYILGIRPSDVKVVAGIVNYIERTNNSQVRHGTEVHIHPNYRVKRVANDDLAIIRVKPFLMTIAVNIIHVSDKGLPINDYIPCTAIGWGEVDTPPGRQNTLLHKLKVFSSMSAKACPGLQDWERRKIICLQQDQGKGLCDGDSGGPLICQGELYGIAHQVYKEIKNDSERKDLERCGAAGITHTYMFVCPYLNWIHHYIYTVPNMPSTCYWNSGI; translated from the exons ATGAATTTTGAACATTTGATTGttagtaacatattattaatagtttctGTAGTTTGTTATCGTAATCAACCACTTAGTAGACAACAAGCTTGTTTGGCAGGTGGAGAAGTAGCACAGAAATTTGAATTTCCTTTTATGACAGTCATATACCATAAGACTATGTCATGTTCCGGAGCGATTGTATCAGAAGAATGGGTTTTGACGGCAGCTCACTGTTTTtccattaattatatattaggtataagacCTAGCGATGTCAAAGTAGTAGCTggcatagtaaattatattgaacGAACAAATAATTCACAAGTCAGACACGGAACAGAAGTTCACATACACCCAAATTATAGA gTAAAACGAGTTGCAAATGATGACTTAGCTATCATTCGAGTCAAACCATTTCTTATGACTATCGCTGTTAATATCATTCATGTATCAGATAAAGGGCTTCCAATAAATGATTACATACCATGTACAGCTATAGGTTGGGGAGAAGTTGATACACCACCTGGCCGACAAAATACACTCTTACACAAACTTAAGGTATTTTCTTCAATGTCTGCTAAAGCATGTCCAGGTCTTCAAGATTGGGAGAGAAGAAAAATCATTTGCTTACAACAAGATCAAGGAAAAGGATTATGTGACGGTGACTCTGGTGGTCCACTAATATGTCAAG GCGAATTATACGGAATAGCTCATCAAGTAtacaaagaaataaaaaatgatagtgAACGAAAAGATTTAGAACGTTGTGGAGCGGCTGGTATCACTCATACCTATATGTTTGTGTGCCCATACTTAAATTGGATACATCATTACATTTATACAGTGCCAAACATGCCGTCAACATGTTACTGGAATAGTGGAAtatag